Proteins from one Sabethes cyaneus chromosome 2, idSabCyanKW18_F2, whole genome shotgun sequence genomic window:
- the LOC128735693 gene encoding uncharacterized protein LOC128735693, whose protein sequence is MDTSKTTPKAEEFDCSGCKRPNSYDDMVACDECEKWWHYACAGVTSSIQDRRWSCSKCLPAPEKSTSTTSSARRARLQLDLQHLAEQQQLQRKQLDLDLEKQFAQKKYQLEAAALEEEEADNRSVRSRIIEIESRDQRKHTSEWVEKTITPQVVVSSLPTKNPLDQTSSTEQCHDRRESVAANGVSENIPAANSIQNVSQTNGNPESLHDLKQRFEAVTLSDLPLEQLQELERQLQRCMKQYTKSKSELQSHQTSNHPHAPSAIVDNQPQAGHSSRATVPMPPRNTSGPDPEATRKEIREQAANLTSYIYPDRGFNPPTMQMNTMSRPPIDLNLPIKRTIQPQIDAENHRPAEQLFQPGHRLLIPSQEQIAARQVMPRDLPDFSGDPEEWPLFYNSYENSTAACGYTVTENLARLQRCLKGNALKSVRYYLLAPENVPEVMRTLQTLYGRPEIIINKLIKNVRECPTPKTEKLETLKEFGITVRNLTQHLIATGQRAHLSNPMLLHEVVEKLPSSFKMQWAGKLIACPNADLGAFSDFMSHVIESVSKVCSYVEPPPIRVDRHKNKEKEYFNAHVETRDEEGNRVTTADKRQCLICAKEHRIQDCFEFKDSDIESRWKFVRTLKLCRSCLNPHGRRPCRKTNRCGVDGCQFRHHPMLHSSYPFSSTSVNNANLTYHHCGQSVLYRIVPVTVYGVSCSLNTFAFLDEGSSTTLVESCLAKQLGLKGPQIPLCLQWTANMSRVENMSQVISVELSGVGKKTRYTLENVRTVDHLNLPQQTLRIEPLRNQFQHLTGLPVQSYENAVPQILIGLHDLSLAVPLKVREGNRGPIAAKTRLGWCINGHLVDGPSVERLNYHECDCSAIVKLDTIVRDYFNQEDTGVTHKPLESAENQRARDLLRRTTCKMDGRFSTGLLWKYDHFELPDSYGMAFRRLECMERRMKRDPALGGSVHRQLREYQEKGYAHRATQEELESADPRRTWYLPLGAITNPRKPGKVRLIWDAAAVVDGVSLNTFLLPGPDMLTPLPSVLFRFRQFSFAVSSDIAEMFHQIKVIESDRHAQRFLWRDNPEDPPQIFLMDVLTFGATSSPTSAQYTKNRNAEECAERHPRAADGILRSHYVDNFLDSFVTVDEAKSVSSEVRWIHAKGGFFIRDWVSNSQEVISFLGEEPKAETRDLIQTKGADAERVLGMLWHHKSDALTFSVSFSEEIQFLLDTGARPTKRQVLKCIMSLFDPLGLLTNFLIHGKILMQEVWKTGIKWDDRIDERLFELWKRWTNLFDNVHDIQIPRCYFSEANQSLYDSVEAHVFCDASEEAYSAVVYFRVIRPDGTPQCALVAAKAKVAPLKYVSIPRLELMAAVLGVRLLSFIIDGHTIPITNRYLWSDSNTVLAWIHSKHRRYRQFVACRVGEILTSTSESEWFWVPSAMNVADEATKWTKGLQFDSSSRWYQGPEFLHLGKDQWPTPKHPMPTTDEEVRPCYLHQMTGYTPLVVYDRFSRWSRMVRAMAYVTKYLHLRKRGTGSRVLTQEELRGAEITIWRQVQAETYPDEVAVLQKKKHLPPGELLSIPKSSTLYKLTPVLDDEGVLRIDGRIGVAKQIADQVKYPVILPKGHRVSFLIIDDYHRKYLHGNSETIVNEIRQQYYIPQLRVLVRKVARHCQWCKVYKSHPVTPKMAPLPVARLSPFVRPFSYTGLNYFGPVPVKVLRSTVKRYIALFTCLTIRAVHVEVAHDLSTESCIEAVRRFVCRRGAPLEIHSDNGRNFCGANNVLREQIKRAETAAASTFTNAFTKWVFIPPSAPSMGGSWERMVRSVKVAKAGLTQNRKLGDEGLLTLVIEAESIVNSRPLTYLPLDSAEQDALTPNHFLLGSSNGVKQPPSTYRMK, encoded by the coding sequence ATGGACACTAGCAAAACTACCCCCAAGGCCGAGGAATTTGACTGTTCCGGCTGTAAACGGCCCAACAGCTACGACGACATGGTAGCTTGCGACGAATGCGAGAAATGGTGGCATTACGCCTGCGCGGGGGTGACGTCATCTATTCAGGATCGCCGCtggagttgttcaaaatgcctACCAGCTCCCGAAAAATCAACCTCCACTACTTCGTCGGCACGCCGCGCGCGGCTGCAGCTGGATCTGCAACATTTAGCTGAGCAACAACAATTGCAACGAAAACAACTAGACCTTGACCTGGAGAAACAGTTTGCACAAAAAAAATACCAGCTTGAAGCAGCTGCTCTCGAAGAGGAAGAAGCAGACAATCGCAGTGTTAGAAGTCGCATAATCGAGATTGAGTCTCGGGATCAGAGAAAGCATACTAGTGAGTGGGTAGAAAAAACGATTACCCCTCAGGTAGTAGTGTCCAGTTTGCCGACTAAAAATCCGCTGGACCAGACCAGTTCAACCGAACAGTGCCACGATAGGAGAGAATCGGTTGCCGCTAACGGTGTTTCGGAAAATATACCTGCTGCTAACTCGATCCAGAATGTCagccagacaaatggaaatccTGAATCCCTTCACGATCTCAAACAACGGTTTGAGGCCGTTACACTGTCAGATCTCCCATTGGAACAATTACAAGAGCTCGAGCGGCAGCTCCAACGTTGCATGAAGCAATACACAAAGTCGAAGTCAGAACTTCAATCTCATCAAACCTCGAACCACCCACACGCACCCTCAGCGATCGTAGACAATCAACCGCAAGCTGGCCACTCGAGCCGTGCAACCGTGCCTATGCCACCACGGAATACGTCTGGTCCGGACCCTGAAGCTACTCGAAAAGAAATTAGAGAGCAAGCAGCTAATTTGACTTCGTATATCTACCCTGATCgtggatttaatccacctaccATGCAAATGAATACGATGAGTAGACCTCCGATTGATTTAAATTTGCCAATCAAGCGCACCATACAACCGCAGATCGATGCTGAAAATCACCGCCCTGCGGAACAACTTTTCCAACCTGGCCACCGGTTACTCATCCCCTCTCAGGAACAGATAGCGGCGAGACAAGTTATGCCCCGCGATCTGCCAGACTTCTCGGGGGACCCGGAGGAATGGCCTCTGTTCTATAACAGCTATGAGAATTCGACGGCCGCTTGTGGATACACAGTTACAGAGAACTTGGCACGACTACAACGATGCCTTAAAGGAAATGCCTTGAAGTCCGTAAGATACTACCTGCTGGCACCGGAGAATGTGCCGGAGGTGATGAGAACTTTACAAACCCTGTACGGGCGCCCCGAAATCATTATCAATAAGCTGATAAAAAACGTGCGGGAGTGTCCTACTCCGAagactgaaaaacttgaaactcTAAAGGAATTTGGCATAACCGTTAGAAATCTTACCCAACACCTCATCGCAACAGGACAGCGAGCTCACCTTTCAAATCCTATGTTGCTCCATGAGGTTGTTGAGAAGCTTCCTTCCAGCTTTAAGATGCAGTGGGCAGGAAAACTAATTGCGTGTCCCAATGCTGACTTGGGAGCGTTCAGTGATTTTATGTCACACGTGATAGAATCCGTTAGCAAAGTGTGCTCGTACGTAGAGCCACCTCCAATCAGGGTTGATCgacataaaaataaagaaaaggaATATTTCAATGCCCACGTTGAGACTAGAGACGAAGAAGGAAATAGGGTGACGACAGCAGATAAAAGGCAGTGTCTCATTTGTGCGAAAGAGCACCGGATTCAGGATTGTTTCGAGTTCAAAGATAGTGACATCGAGAGCCGCTGGAAGTTCGTGCGCACACTAAAGCTATGCCGATCATGCCTGAATCCTCATGGTCGTCGACCTTGTCGAAAGACCAACCGATGTGGGGTTGACGGGTGCCAATTTCGGCATCATCCAATGCTACATTCGTCGTACCCATTTAGTAGCACGTCTGTTAACAATGCGAATCTGACGTACCACCATTGCGGACAATCGGTTCTGTACCGAATCGTACCGGTGACAGTGTACGGGGTCTCTTGTTCCCTCAACACTTTTGCTTTTCTGGATGAAGGTTCATCGACGACCTTAGTTGAGTCTTGTCTCGCTAAACAGCTCGGGTTGAAGGGTCCACAGATACCTCTCTGCTTACAGTGGACCGCCAACATGTCACGAGTCGAAAATATGTCGCAGGTTATTTCGGTGGAACTCTCCGGGGTCGGGAAAAAGACTCGGTATACCTTAGAAAACGTACGGACGGTGGATCATCTAAACCTTCCACAGCAGACGTTAAGGATTGAACCTCTGCGAAACCAGTTTCAACATCTGACAGGCTTACCAGTACAAAGCTATGAAAATGCTGTGCCACAGATATTGATCGGGCTCCACGATCTGTCTTTGGCTGTCCCACTGAAGGTCAGGGAAGGCAATAGAGGACCCATAGCTGCCAAGACACGCTTGGGGTGGTGCATTAACGGCCATCTAGTCGACGGTCCAAGCGTTGAGCGCCTGAATTACCACGAGTGCGACTGTTCAGCCATCGTAAAGCTGGACACTATAGTACGTGACTACTTCAACCAGGAGGACACCGGTGTGACGCATAAGCCGCTGGAATCCGCAGAAAATCAACGAGCCAGGGATTTGCTTCGGCGAACGACGTGTAAAATGGACGGCAGATTCAGCACAGGCTTACTCTGGAAATACGACCACTTCGAGCTTCCAGACAGTTACGGAATGGCATTTCGACGGCTCGAATGCATGGAGAGACGCATGAAGCGCGACCCTGCGTTAGGAGGAAGCGTTCATCGACAGTTGCgcgaatatcaagaaaaggGGTATGCTCATCGCGCCACGCAAGAGGAGTTGGAATCAGCAGACCCTCGCCGAACCTGGTACCTTCCTTTAGGGGCCATCACAAATCCCAGGAAACCGGGAAAGGTACGGCTGATTTGGGACGCTGCTGCCGTGGTCGACGGTGTATCATTGAACACATTTCTGCTGCCCGGGCCAGATATGCTAACTCCTTTGCCGTCGGTACTTTTCCGATTCCGACAGTTTTCGTTTGCCGTGTCAAGCGACATTGCTGAAATGTTCCATCAGATTAAAGTAATAGAATCTGACCGCCATGCGCAGCGATTTTTGTGGCGTGATAATCCTGAGGATCCACCACAAATTTTTCTAATGGATGTGCTGACTTTCGGTGCAACTAGCTCACCGACATCCGCGCAGTACACAAAAAATAGAAACGCAGAAGAATGTGCGGAACGACACCCAAGAGCGGCGGATGGTATCTTGAGGAGCCACTATGTCGACAACTTTCTTGACAGCTTCGTGACGGTCGACGAAGCGAAATCGGTTTCCAGTGAAGTGCGCTGGATTCATGCTAAGGGCGGATTCTTTATTCGCGACTGGGTTTCCAACAGCCAGGAAGTCATCAGTTTCTTGGGCGAGGAACCGAAGGCTGAAACACGAGACCTTATCCAGACTAAAGGCGCCGACGCTGAGCGTGTGCTGGGCATGCTTTGGCATCATAAGAGTGACGCATTAACCTTTTCCGTTTCGTTTAGCGAGGAAATACAATTTCTTTTAGACACTGGTGCACGGCCTACTAAGAGACAAGTCTTGAAATGCATCATGTCTCTGTTCGACCCACTGGGGCTACTGACTAACTTTTTGATCCACGGTAAGATTCTCATGCAAGAAGTCTGGAAAACCGGTATAAAATGGGATGACCGCATCGACGAACGACTTTTCGAACTATGGAAGAGGTGGACgaatttgtttgataatgtgCACGACATCCAGATCCCAAGATGTTACTTTTCAGAGGCGAACCAATCTCTCTACGATTCCGTAGAGGCACACGTATTCTGCGATGCGAGCGAAGAGGCGTATTCAGCAGTAGTCTACTTCCGCGTTATTAGACCCGATGGAACACCACAGTGCGCATTGGTGGCGGCTAAGGCAAAGGTGGCGCCATTAAAATACGTTTCCATCCCTCGCTTAGAATTAATGGCTGCTGTTTTAGGTGTTCGTCTGCTCTCATTCATTATCGATGGTCATACAATACCGATCACGAACAGATATCTCTGGTCCGATTCGAACACAGTATTGGCGTGGATTCATTCGAAGCACCGAAGGTACAGGCAATTCGTTGCTTGTCGCGTTGGTGAGATATTAACGTCAACCAGTGAAAGTGAGTGGTTCTGGGTACCGAGTGCAATGAACGTGGCAGATGAGGCAACGAAATGGACCAAAGGACTCCAATTTGATTCATCCAGCCGATGGTACCAAGGTCCAGAGTTTCTCCACCTGGGTAAAGATCAATGGCCTACTCCTAAGCATCCTATGCCAACCACCGATGAGGAAGTGCGGCCGTGCTATCTTCACCAAATGACCGGATACACTCCATTGGTGGTATATGACCGTTTCTCTCGATGGAGTCGCATGGTGAGAGCCATGGCCTACGTCACGAAATACCTTCACTTACGCAAACGTGGAACAGGCAGCCGAGTTTTGACGCAGGAAGAACTCCGAGGTGCAGAGATCACGATTTGGAGGCAAGTTCAGGCTGAAACCTATCCGGATGAAGTGGCGGTCCTACAGAAGAAAAAACATCTACCGCCAGGGGAGTTATTGTCAATACCAAAGTCCAGCACTCTCTATAAGTTGACTCCAGTTTTAGACGACGAAGGAGTTCTGCGTATTGACGGTCGCATTGGGGTCGCAAAACAAATCGCGGATCAGGTAAAGTATCCGGTGATACTTCCAAAGGGTCATAGAGTGTCATTTCTGATTATCGACGATTACCATCGCAAATATCTCCACGGAAATTCCGAAACCATTGTCAACGAAATACGACAGCAGTATTACATACCCCAGCTGCGTGTACTCGTCAGAAAAGTGGCGCGGCATTGTCAGTGGTGTAAGGTATATAAATCCCACCCAGTTACACCGAAGATGGCACCACTTCCCGTTGCACGGCTTTCACCTTTCGTTCGACCCTTCAGTTATACCGGATTGAACTATTTCGGTCCAGTACCAGTGAAAGTTCTGCGTTCAACCGTTAAACGATACATCGCTTTATTCACTTGTCTAACGATTAGGGCGGTACATGTCGAAGTGGCTCATGACCTTTCTACAGAGTCGTGCATCGAAGCCGTTCGTCGTTTCGTGTGTCGGCGAGGAGCACCACTTGAGATCCACTCCGATAACGGTCGGAATTTCTGCGGAGCAAATAACGTGCTAAGAGAGCAAATCAAACGTGCGGAAACGGCAGCAGCATCAACCTTCACCAATGCATTCACAAAATGGGTGTTCATCCCGCCGTCGGCCCCCAGTATGGGGGGCAGCTGGGAGCGTATGGTTCGTTCCGTGAAGGTGGCGAAGGCCGGTTTGACACAAAACAGAAAGCTAGGTGACGAAGGCCTTCTAACGCTCGTAATAGAAGCCGAATCTATCGTGAACAGCAGACCGTTGACCTACCTGCCATTGGATTCGGCAGAGCAGGATGCGTTGACACCGAACCATTTCCTACTCGGCAGCAGTAATGGTGTCAAACAACCACCGTCTACATATCGAATGAAGTAA